A window of Lysobacter terrestris contains these coding sequences:
- the lptB gene encoding LPS export ABC transporter ATP-binding protein: MLAAKGLRKAYRSREVVRDFALTLDAGEVVGLLGPNGAGKTTCFYMIVGLVPADAGQIILDGKDITGDPMYARAKHGVGYLPQEPSVFRKLSVADNIRLVLELRDDLDRSGIEKELASLMDELQIGHVADQIGASLSGGERRRVEIARALAAKPRLMLLDEPFAGVDPISVGEIQRIVRHLKNRGIGVLITDHNVRETLGICDRAYILNEGAVLAQGSPDALLSNADVRRVYLGDTFRL; encoded by the coding sequence ATGCTGGCGGCCAAGGGCCTGCGCAAGGCCTATCGTTCCCGCGAAGTCGTCCGCGATTTCGCCCTCACCCTGGACGCCGGCGAAGTCGTCGGCCTGCTCGGCCCCAACGGCGCCGGCAAGACCACCTGCTTCTACATGATCGTCGGCCTGGTGCCGGCCGATGCCGGCCAGATCATCCTCGACGGCAAGGACATCACCGGCGACCCGATGTATGCGCGCGCCAAGCACGGCGTCGGCTACCTACCGCAGGAGCCGTCGGTGTTCCGCAAGCTCAGCGTCGCCGACAACATCCGCCTCGTGCTGGAACTGCGCGACGACCTCGATCGCAGCGGCATCGAGAAGGAACTCGCCAGCCTGATGGACGAGCTGCAGATCGGCCATGTCGCCGACCAGATCGGTGCCAGCCTGTCGGGCGGCGAACGCCGCCGCGTCGAGATCGCGCGCGCGCTCGCGGCGAAGCCGCGCCTGATGCTGCTCGACGAACCCTTCGCCGGCGTGGACCCGATTTCGGTCGGCGAGATCCAGCGCATCGTGCGGCATCTCAAGAACCGCGGCATCGGCGTGCTGATCACCGATCACAACGTGCGCGAGACGCTGGGCATCTGCGACCGCGCCTACATCCTCAACGAAGGCGCGGTACTGGCGCAGGGTTCGCCCGACGCGCTGCTGTCGAACGCTGACGTGCGCCGCGTCTACCTCGGCGATACGTTCCGCCTGTAA
- the ptsP gene encoding phosphoenolpyruvate--protein phosphotransferase: protein MRQEFKGLGASRGSALGRARVRLPHALEVAEEHIPESQVEAERARLQRAIDTVRTEMHALRQRLHGALAHEIGEFLDLHALLLDDPELLQGLDTLIRTGRYTADYALRLQRDRIAAVFAGMDDPYLRSRIDDIDQVVGRIHAALHSRENGASGVAGEILITDNVAPAELAQLQAQGVVAIVTAAGSTLSHSAILARSLHLPLVVGMPGVLLRVNDGDALVVDGGSGLVVVEPGPQDLRAHRGREREYIRERKELHRLRREPTRTVDGIDINLYANAESREDVAEAHALGATGIGLYRTEFLFLQRAELPDEEEQFRAYRDVVLGMSGRPVTIRTLDLGADKADRTGLVLRDEPNPALGLRGVRLSLARSALLETQLRALLRASGYGPLRILVPMVTSREEIREVRSQMKRIARELRTQGHEIADHVPLGAMIEVPAAAIALPGFIGSIDFLSIGTNDLVQYLLAADRNNEALSDLYTPLHPAVLRLLRDVIRLAHARRKPVAMCGEMAGDALYAPLLLALGLTEFSLHPGTLLELRRVIRECDLTALRGRLPLLMRARDRAGIEAWIESHRPNA from the coding sequence ATGCGGCAGGAATTCAAGGGACTGGGCGCGTCGCGCGGAAGCGCGCTGGGGCGCGCCCGCGTCCGCCTGCCGCACGCGCTCGAAGTCGCCGAGGAACACATCCCCGAATCGCAGGTCGAGGCCGAGCGCGCCCGCCTGCAGCGCGCGATCGACACGGTGCGCACGGAAATGCACGCGTTGCGCCAGCGCCTGCACGGCGCGCTGGCGCACGAGATCGGCGAATTCCTCGACCTGCACGCCCTGCTGCTCGACGATCCCGAACTGCTGCAAGGCCTGGACACGCTGATCCGCACCGGCCGCTACACCGCCGACTACGCCCTGCGCCTGCAACGCGACCGCATCGCCGCCGTGTTCGCGGGCATGGACGACCCCTACCTGCGCAGCCGCATCGACGACATCGACCAGGTGGTCGGGCGCATCCACGCCGCGCTGCACAGCCGCGAGAACGGCGCCAGCGGCGTCGCCGGCGAGATCCTGATCACCGACAACGTGGCCCCGGCCGAACTCGCGCAGCTGCAGGCGCAGGGCGTGGTCGCCATCGTCACCGCCGCCGGCAGCACCCTTTCGCACAGCGCCATCCTGGCGCGCAGCCTGCACCTGCCGCTGGTCGTGGGCATGCCCGGCGTGCTGCTGCGGGTCAACGACGGCGATGCCCTCGTCGTCGACGGCGGCAGCGGCCTGGTCGTGGTCGAACCCGGCCCGCAGGACCTGCGCGCGCACCGCGGCCGCGAGCGCGAATACATCCGCGAGCGCAAGGAACTGCACCGCCTGCGCCGCGAACCCACGCGCACGGTCGACGGCATCGACATCAACCTGTACGCGAACGCCGAGTCGCGCGAGGACGTCGCCGAAGCCCACGCCTTGGGCGCCACCGGCATCGGCCTGTACCGCACCGAATTCCTGTTTCTGCAACGCGCAGAGCTGCCCGACGAGGAAGAACAGTTCCGCGCCTACCGCGACGTCGTCCTGGGCATGAGCGGGCGGCCGGTCACCATCCGCACCCTCGACCTCGGCGCCGACAAGGCCGACCGCACCGGCCTGGTCCTGCGCGACGAGCCCAACCCCGCGCTCGGCCTGCGCGGCGTGCGCCTATCGCTGGCGCGTTCGGCACTGCTGGAAACGCAGTTGCGTGCGCTGTTGCGCGCGTCCGGTTACGGCCCGCTGCGCATCCTCGTGCCGATGGTGACCTCGCGCGAGGAGATCCGCGAAGTGCGTTCGCAGATGAAGCGCATCGCCCGCGAGCTGCGCACGCAGGGCCACGAGATCGCCGACCACGTGCCGCTGGGCGCGATGATCGAAGTGCCGGCCGCCGCGATCGCCCTGCCCGGCTTCATCGGCAGCATCGACTTCCTGTCGATCGGCACCAACGACCTGGTGCAGTACCTGCTGGCCGCCGACCGCAACAACGAGGCGCTGTCCGACCTGTACACGCCGCTGCATCCGGCCGTGCTGCGCCTGCTGCGCGACGTGATCCGCCTCGCCCACGCGCGCAGGAAGCCCGTCGCGATGTGCGGCGAAATGGCCGGGGATGCCCTCTACGCGCCGCTGCTGCTGGCGCTGGGCCTCACCGAATTCAGCCTGCATCCGGGCACGCTGCTGGAACTGCGCCGCGTGATCCGCGAATGCGACCTGACCGCGCTGCGCGGTCGCCTGCCGCTGCTGATGCGGGCGCGCGACCGCGCGGGCATAGAAGCCTGGATCGAATCGCACCGCCCGAACGCATGA
- a CDS encoding DUF1294 domain-containing protein gives MERLGKVLEWHDDKGYGFIAALDAPGARLFFHIRDYQQAGRRPEVGELVRFAPGQGKDGRPNARSVRRAAQPPRAAPKQRASAPPREIPTAFAVLLLLAFAGAVAWAIQSDRLPAWAGLAIALVSAVAYMAYAFDKHAAERGRWRIQESTLHLFELLGGWPGALLAQRVMRHKTRKASYRVGFWMAVAANCAALGWWAFRH, from the coding sequence ATGGAGCGGTTGGGCAAGGTGCTGGAATGGCACGACGACAAGGGTTATGGCTTCATCGCCGCGCTTGATGCCCCGGGCGCACGCCTGTTCTTCCATATCCGCGATTACCAGCAGGCCGGCCGACGCCCGGAAGTGGGCGAACTCGTGCGTTTCGCGCCAGGCCAAGGCAAGGATGGCCGACCGAACGCGCGATCCGTGCGCCGCGCGGCACAGCCGCCGCGAGCGGCGCCGAAGCAGCGGGCCAGTGCGCCGCCGCGCGAAATCCCGACCGCGTTTGCGGTCCTGCTGCTCCTCGCCTTTGCCGGCGCTGTCGCCTGGGCGATCCAGTCGGACCGGCTCCCCGCGTGGGCGGGCCTGGCCATCGCGCTGGTCAGCGCCGTCGCCTACATGGCCTACGCATTCGACAAGCACGCCGCCGAGCGCGGCCGCTGGCGGATACAGGAAAGCACCCTGCACCTGTTCGAATTGCTGGGCGGCTGGCCCGGTGCGCTGCTCGCGCAACGCGTGATGCGCCACAAGACGCGCAAGGCGAGCTATCGCGTCGGCTTCTGGATGGCCGTCGCCGCCAATTGCGCCGCGTTGGGCTGGTGGGCGTTCCGGCACTGA
- the hpf gene encoding ribosome hibernation-promoting factor, HPF/YfiA family, protein MRIETYGQQIEVTTALRDYVETKLARLRRHFDQPFDIRTQLSLDKPDHKAEATITISGRVLHADAAAIDMYAAIDLLADKLDRLLMKHKEKVVDHHRGESLARSGDFA, encoded by the coding sequence ATGCGCATCGAAACCTATGGCCAGCAGATCGAGGTCACCACTGCGCTTCGGGACTACGTCGAAACCAAGCTCGCGCGATTGAGGCGCCACTTCGACCAACCCTTCGATATCCGCACGCAGTTGAGCTTGGACAAGCCCGATCACAAGGCCGAGGCGACCATCACCATCTCTGGCCGCGTGCTGCACGCAGACGCCGCCGCCATCGACATGTACGCCGCGATCGACCTGCTCGCGGACAAGCTCGACCGCCTGCTGATGAAGCACAAGGAAAAGGTCGTCGACCATCACCGCGGCGAGAGCCTCGCCCGGAGTGGCGACTTCGCGTAA
- the rapZ gene encoding RNase adapter RapZ produces the protein MIVSGMSGSGKSVALNTFEDLDFYCVDNLPAELLPQFVQSVTGQPNAPEKLAVGIDVRNRRDLANLPEWLSAVGGLGLDPQLVFFDASDGVLLKRYADTRRRHPLSTLGLPLVDAIALERQVLRPLRQIADAIVDTSDMNVHKLRRHVITEFAIGGDATVSLLFESFAYRRGVPSDADFVLDARALPNPHWDPTLRPLSGRDAGVREYLDADPDVALFVKQVAGFLDMWLPKLKSEGSRSYVTIAFGCTGGRHRSVYLAERLAEHARQQGWEEVAVHHRELD, from the coding sequence ATCATCGTCAGCGGCATGTCCGGTTCGGGCAAGTCGGTGGCGCTCAACACCTTCGAAGACCTGGACTTCTACTGCGTCGACAACCTGCCGGCGGAACTGCTACCGCAGTTCGTGCAGAGCGTGACCGGGCAGCCCAACGCGCCGGAGAAGCTCGCGGTCGGCATCGACGTGCGCAACCGCCGCGACCTGGCCAACCTGCCCGAATGGCTGTCGGCGGTCGGCGGCCTCGGGCTGGACCCGCAGCTGGTGTTCTTCGACGCGAGCGATGGCGTGCTGCTCAAGCGCTATGCCGACACGCGCCGCCGCCACCCGCTGAGTACGCTGGGCCTGCCGCTGGTGGACGCGATCGCGCTGGAACGCCAGGTGCTGCGGCCGCTGAGGCAGATCGCCGACGCGATCGTCGACACCAGCGACATGAACGTGCACAAGCTGCGCCGCCACGTCATCACCGAATTCGCCATTGGCGGCGACGCGACGGTCTCGCTGCTGTTCGAATCCTTCGCCTACCGCCGCGGCGTGCCCAGCGACGCGGACTTCGTCCTCGACGCGCGCGCCCTGCCCAACCCGCACTGGGACCCGACCCTGCGCCCGCTGTCGGGGCGCGATGCCGGCGTCCGCGAATACCTGGACGCCGACCCCGACGTGGCCCTGTTCGTGAAGCAGGTCGCCGGGTTCCTGGACATGTGGTTGCCCAAGCTCAAGTCGGAAGGTTCGCGCAGCTACGTGACCATCGCCTTCGGCTGCACCGGGGGGCGGCACCGCTCGGTGTACCTGGCCGAGCGCCTGGCCGAGCACGCCCGGCAGCAGGGTTGGGAGGAAGTCGCGGTGCACCATCGCGAGCTCGATTGA
- a CDS encoding RNA polymerase factor sigma-54: MKPRLQATLGQQLVMTPQLRQAIRLLQLSAAELEIEIAEAVESNPLLDWSEASIPSNGDGSHADGGHDGAKNEDGYVTETLAPAEADWGPNDGETWYERTGPADADDEIPGAEQVAEGETLQDHLLWQLHLSHLSPRDRIIAVALIEAIEDDGYLREALEAIAETLGAELQAGQDEILTALHQVQRFDPVGVGARTLGECLRLQLSTLPDDTPGRSLAHTLANGPLERLPKVGAAGIAAELKLDPVEVDTAVQLLRSLDPKPGLQIGGISNDTYVAPDVVIWRQHGLWRVSLADSMRPRIGIHRGYEGMIRHASSADAHYLRGHLQEARWLLKSLEARGETLLKVMRCLLHQQAGFLEFGDSALRPLTLREVAAEIGLHESTVSRAVARKYARTPRGTIPLRSFFASGIETGAGGEASSTAIQAMIRQLIDAENPRKPLSDARLAETLKATGVPVARRTVAKYREAMSIPSSQDRVRI; the protein is encoded by the coding sequence ATGAAGCCCCGCCTCCAGGCCACGCTCGGACAGCAATTGGTGATGACGCCGCAATTGCGGCAGGCCATCCGCTTGCTGCAGCTGTCTGCCGCCGAACTGGAAATCGAAATCGCCGAGGCCGTCGAAAGCAATCCATTGCTCGACTGGAGCGAGGCAAGCATCCCCAGCAATGGCGACGGCAGCCACGCCGATGGCGGCCACGACGGCGCCAAGAACGAAGACGGCTACGTCACCGAAACCCTGGCGCCGGCGGAAGCCGACTGGGGCCCCAACGATGGCGAGACCTGGTACGAGCGCACCGGCCCGGCCGATGCCGACGACGAAATTCCCGGTGCCGAGCAGGTGGCCGAAGGCGAGACCCTGCAGGACCACCTGCTGTGGCAGCTGCACCTGAGCCATCTGTCGCCGCGCGACCGCATCATCGCCGTCGCCCTGATCGAAGCGATCGAAGACGACGGTTACCTGCGTGAAGCGCTGGAAGCCATCGCCGAAACCCTCGGCGCCGAACTCCAGGCCGGCCAGGACGAGATCCTCACCGCGCTGCACCAGGTGCAGCGCTTCGATCCGGTCGGCGTCGGCGCGCGCACGCTCGGCGAATGCCTGCGCCTGCAGCTGTCCACGCTGCCCGACGACACCCCGGGCCGGTCGCTGGCCCACACCCTCGCCAACGGCCCGCTAGAGCGGCTGCCCAAGGTGGGCGCCGCGGGCATCGCGGCCGAGCTCAAGCTCGATCCGGTCGAGGTCGACACCGCGGTGCAACTGCTGCGCTCGCTCGACCCCAAACCCGGCCTGCAGATCGGCGGCATCAGCAACGACACCTACGTCGCGCCCGACGTGGTGATCTGGCGCCAGCACGGCCTGTGGCGCGTGTCGCTCGCCGACAGCATGCGTCCGCGCATCGGCATCCACCGTGGCTACGAAGGCATGATCCGCCATGCCAGCAGTGCGGACGCGCATTACCTGCGCGGCCACCTGCAGGAAGCGCGCTGGCTGCTCAAGAGCCTGGAAGCGCGCGGCGAAACACTGCTCAAGGTGATGCGTTGCCTGTTGCACCAGCAGGCGGGGTTCCTCGAGTTCGGCGACAGCGCACTGCGCCCGCTGACCCTGCGCGAAGTCGCCGCCGAAATCGGCCTGCACGAATCCACGGTGTCGCGTGCCGTCGCACGCAAGTACGCACGCACGCCGCGCGGGACGATTCCGCTGCGCTCGTTCTTCGCCTCGGGCATCGAGACCGGTGCCGGCGGCGAAGCCTCCAGCACGGCGATCCAGGCCATGATCCGCCAGCTGATCGACGCCGAGAACCCGCGCAAGCCGCTGTCGGACGCGCGCCTGGCCGAAACGCTCAAGGCGACCGGAGTACCGGTCGCCCGACGAACGGTCGCCAAGTACCGCGAGGCCATGAGCATCCCCTCCTCGCAGGATCGCGTCCGCATCTAG
- the lptC gene encoding LPS export ABC transporter periplasmic protein LptC gives MSWRSIITLVLLAGALISGWSVWNQRKKDVVPTGAIARSDYVLIDFELTALNPQGKESFTLRAPRLARDPQQRTMDIATPLFLIPPGAGAGSDAWEVRATNGWVSPEGDELKLRGNVRGVSSGLTGPATTLTSRELNVYPDARRASSPGRVEVTRPGSILSGRGLQLDLATKRYSFDSEVHHRYVPTAR, from the coding sequence ATGAGCTGGCGTTCGATCATCACCCTCGTGCTGCTGGCCGGCGCGCTCATCAGCGGCTGGTCGGTGTGGAACCAGCGCAAGAAGGACGTCGTCCCCACCGGGGCGATCGCGCGCTCGGACTACGTGCTGATCGACTTCGAGCTGACCGCCTTGAATCCGCAGGGCAAGGAATCCTTCACCCTGCGCGCCCCGCGCCTGGCGCGCGACCCGCAGCAGCGGACGATGGACATCGCCACGCCGCTGTTCCTGATTCCGCCCGGCGCAGGCGCCGGCAGCGACGCCTGGGAAGTCCGCGCGACCAACGGCTGGGTCAGCCCCGAAGGCGATGAGCTGAAGCTGCGCGGCAATGTCCGCGGCGTCAGCAGTGGGCTCACCGGACCGGCCACCACGCTGACCTCGCGCGAACTGAACGTGTACCCGGACGCGCGCCGCGCCAGCTCGCCCGGCCGGGTCGAGGTCACCCGCCCGGGCTCTATACTCAGCGGTCGCGGCCTGCAGCTCGACCTGGCCACCAAGCGTTACTCGTTCGACTCCGAGGTTCACCACCGTTATGTCCCGACTGCCCGTTAA
- the hprK gene encoding HPr(Ser) kinase/phosphatase, with the protein MNLSISATQLFEQQRDKLGLRWLAGERVGGQRVLEAVDTVARRPSLAGYLNIIYPNKVQILGSEELAWLDALDSRLRWDTIVKLIDFKPLALVISKNQPCPEDLRRLAEESDTPLWSSPRRGHELFNHLQYHLARKLAPRVTLHGVFMEIYSIGVLITGESGAGKSELALELVTRGHRLVADDAPEFTQIAPDVLDGACPDLLQDLLEVRGLGVLNVRQMFGDTSVKKNKYLRLIVHLTKPALEPQPGGMERLIGDLSARRVLDLDVPMITLPVMPGRNLAVLTEAATRTHILRAKGVDPAAAFMARHSHFLERAE; encoded by the coding sequence ATGAACCTCAGCATCAGCGCAACGCAGCTATTCGAACAGCAACGCGACAAGCTCGGCCTGCGCTGGCTGGCCGGCGAACGCGTGGGCGGCCAGCGCGTGCTCGAAGCCGTCGACACCGTGGCGCGGCGGCCTTCGCTCGCCGGCTACCTCAACATCATCTATCCCAACAAGGTGCAGATCCTCGGCAGCGAGGAACTGGCCTGGCTCGACGCACTCGATTCGCGCCTGCGCTGGGACACCATCGTCAAGCTGATCGACTTCAAGCCGCTGGCGCTGGTGATCAGCAAGAACCAGCCCTGCCCGGAAGACCTGCGCCGGCTCGCCGAGGAAAGCGATACGCCGCTGTGGTCGTCGCCGCGGCGTGGGCATGAACTCTTCAACCACCTGCAGTACCACCTCGCGCGCAAGCTCGCGCCGCGGGTGACCCTGCACGGCGTGTTCATGGAGATCTATTCGATCGGCGTGCTGATCACCGGCGAGTCCGGTGCCGGCAAGAGCGAGCTCGCGCTGGAACTGGTCACGCGCGGCCACCGCCTGGTCGCCGACGATGCGCCCGAGTTCACCCAGATCGCACCCGACGTGCTCGACGGCGCCTGCCCCGATCTGTTGCAGGACCTGCTGGAAGTGCGCGGCCTGGGCGTGCTCAACGTGCGGCAGATGTTCGGCGACACCTCGGTGAAGAAGAACAAGTACCTGCGCCTGATCGTGCACCTCACCAAGCCGGCGCTGGAGCCGCAGCCCGGTGGGATGGAACGCCTGATCGGCGATCTGAGCGCGCGCCGCGTGCTCGACCTCGACGTGCCGATGATCACCCTGCCGGTCATGCCCGGCCGCAACCTCGCGGTGCTGACCGAGGCCGCCACGCGCACGCACATCCTGCGCGCCAAGGGCGTCGACCCGGCGGCCGCGTTCATGGCCCGCCACAGCCACTTCCTCGAACGCGCCGAGTAG
- the mgtE gene encoding magnesium transporter — protein sequence MAEAVRHDKTARQLRLLSDALDSGRLGPVRRLVNTLSPAEIGNLLESLPPAKRTVVWGLVDAEDDGEVLVHVGDDVRESLLAEMDPDEIVAAVEDLDIDDLADLVEDLPDTVIDEVLKSMDRENRERLEQVLSYDEDTAGRLMNPDVVTVRADTTVDVVLRYLRLRGELPEHTDHLYVVSRRHQYLGRIALQALLTHEANTPINQLVDDEQPAIGVEESADEVARQFSDHDWISAPVVDDNNILLGRITIDDVVDIIRNQAEHQALGAAGLDEDEDLFSPVPRAWRRRIVWLGINLGTAFLASSVVGQFQGTIDHIVALAVLMPIVAGMGGNAGTQVLALMVRGLALGQVGASNVQTLLWKELRVAAMNGVALGSVVGLATWAWFRDPMLALVIGAAMTLNLLFAASAGVLVPLTLKRMNLDPALAGGVILTTVTDVMGFLAFLGLATIILLG from the coding sequence ATGGCCGAAGCCGTCCGCCACGACAAGACCGCGCGCCAGCTGCGCCTGCTGTCGGACGCGCTCGACTCCGGGCGGCTGGGTCCGGTACGCCGGCTGGTCAACACGCTTTCGCCTGCCGAGATCGGCAACCTGCTCGAATCGCTGCCGCCGGCCAAGCGCACGGTGGTGTGGGGGCTGGTCGATGCCGAGGACGACGGCGAGGTGCTGGTCCACGTCGGCGACGACGTGCGCGAGAGCCTGCTGGCGGAGATGGACCCCGACGAGATCGTGGCCGCGGTCGAGGACCTCGACATCGACGACCTTGCCGACCTGGTCGAGGACCTGCCGGACACGGTCATCGACGAGGTCCTCAAGTCGATGGACCGCGAGAACCGCGAGCGCCTCGAACAGGTGCTGTCCTACGACGAGGACACCGCCGGCCGCCTGATGAATCCCGACGTGGTGACGGTGCGCGCCGACACCACCGTCGACGTCGTGCTGCGCTACCTGCGCCTGCGCGGCGAACTGCCCGAGCACACCGACCACCTGTACGTGGTCAGCCGCCGCCACCAGTACCTCGGCCGCATCGCCCTGCAGGCGCTGCTGACGCACGAGGCGAACACGCCGATCAACCAGCTGGTCGACGACGAGCAGCCCGCGATCGGCGTGGAGGAATCCGCCGACGAAGTCGCGCGCCAGTTCTCCGACCACGACTGGATTTCCGCGCCGGTCGTCGACGACAACAACATCCTGCTCGGCCGCATCACCATCGATGACGTGGTCGACATCATCCGCAACCAGGCCGAGCACCAGGCGCTGGGCGCGGCCGGCCTGGACGAGGACGAGGACCTGTTCTCGCCGGTGCCGCGCGCATGGCGCCGACGCATCGTCTGGCTGGGCATCAACCTGGGCACGGCGTTCCTCGCTTCGAGCGTGGTCGGCCAGTTCCAGGGCACCATCGACCACATCGTCGCGCTCGCCGTGCTGATGCCGATCGTCGCCGGCATGGGCGGCAACGCCGGCACCCAGGTGCTCGCGCTGATGGTGCGCGGCCTCGCCCTTGGCCAGGTCGGCGCGTCGAACGTGCAGACCCTGCTGTGGAAGGAGCTGCGCGTGGCCGCCATGAACGGCGTCGCGCTGGGCAGCGTGGTCGGCCTGGCGACGTGGGCGTGGTTCCGCGACCCGATGCTCGCCCTGGTGATCGGCGCGGCGATGACGCTCAACCTGTTGTTCGCCGCGAGCGCGGGCGTGCTGGTGCCGCTGACGCTCAAGCGCATGAACCTCGACCCCGCGCTTGCCGGTGGCGTGATCCTCACCACGGTCACCGACGTGATGGGCTTCCTGGCATTCCTGGGACTGGCGACGATCATCCTGCTGGGCTGA
- the lptA gene encoding lipopolysaccharide transport periplasmic protein LptA yields MSRLPVKSLAALLAGTSVLLLASSGAWAKSSDRGQAMDIEAGATSGSLDDRQPTVLSNGVTISQGSLQIEANTATITTRGGEPVRAILTGGPVKLKQQLDDGTPMNATAGKVDYDLTTEVVIFTDKVNIQQPRGSLSGPRVVYNMKTGMVNSSADSSGRVKMTIQPKQGQAAPAPAPAKPAPKKGTN; encoded by the coding sequence ATGTCCCGACTGCCCGTTAAGTCCCTCGCCGCCCTGCTGGCCGGCACGAGCGTCCTGCTCCTGGCGTCGTCCGGGGCGTGGGCGAAATCGTCGGACCGCGGCCAGGCGATGGACATCGAAGCCGGCGCGACCAGCGGCTCGCTCGACGACCGCCAGCCGACCGTGCTCTCCAACGGCGTCACCATCAGCCAGGGCTCGCTGCAGATCGAGGCCAACACCGCGACGATCACCACGCGCGGCGGCGAGCCGGTGCGCGCGATCCTCACCGGCGGCCCGGTCAAGCTCAAGCAGCAACTCGACGACGGCACGCCGATGAACGCCACCGCGGGCAAGGTCGACTACGACCTCACCACCGAAGTCGTGATCTTCACCGACAAGGTCAACATCCAGCAGCCGCGCGGCAGCCTGTCCGGCCCGCGCGTGGTCTACAACATGAAGACCGGCATGGTGAACAGCAGCGCCGACAGCAGCGGCCGGGTCAAGATGACCATCCAGCCCAAGCAGGGCCAGGCGGCGCCCGCGCCCGCACCGGCCAAGCCCGCCCCGAAGAAGGGGACGAACTGA
- a CDS encoding PTS sugar transporter subunit IIA codes for MSVGVLLITHEGIGSAILAVAIRLLRTLPLRTEVLEVPFDGDPDDLLPLASAALRRVDGGHGVLILTDLYGATPSNLAAKVARLGTPAHRVSALSLPMLLRVMNYAEQELDELPAVAAAGARNGVIIDEA; via the coding sequence ATGTCCGTAGGCGTCCTGCTCATCACCCACGAAGGCATCGGCTCGGCCATCCTGGCCGTGGCCATCCGCCTGCTGCGCACGCTGCCCCTGCGCACGGAAGTGCTGGAGGTGCCCTTCGACGGCGATCCGGACGACCTGCTGCCGCTCGCCAGCGCCGCCCTGCGACGGGTCGATGGCGGGCACGGCGTGCTGATCCTGACCGACCTGTACGGCGCGACGCCCAGCAACCTCGCCGCCAAGGTCGCCCGGCTGGGCACGCCCGCCCACCGCGTCTCGGCGCTGAGCCTGCCGATGCTGCTGCGGGTGATGAACTACGCGGAGCAGGAACTGGACGAATTGCCAGCCGTGGCCGCCGCCGGCGCGCGCAACGGCGTGATCATCGACGAGGCGTGA
- a CDS encoding HPr family phosphocarrier protein produces the protein MIERELTVSNRLGLHARATAKLVQLLSAYRSTTTLTAKGREVNAKSIMGVMLLAAGQGTQVKLRCEGEDEAATVEAVCALFERRFDEDS, from the coding sequence ATGATCGAGCGCGAACTCACCGTCAGCAATCGCCTGGGCCTGCACGCACGCGCCACCGCCAAGCTCGTGCAACTGTTGTCGGCCTACCGCAGCACCACCACGCTCACGGCCAAGGGCCGCGAGGTCAACGCGAAGAGCATCATGGGCGTCATGCTGCTCGCCGCCGGGCAAGGCACGCAGGTCAAGCTGCGCTGCGAAGGCGAGGACGAAGCCGCCACCGTGGAAGCGGTGTGCGCGCTGTTCGAACGCCGCTTCGACGAAGATTCCTGA